One Mugil cephalus isolate CIBA_MC_2020 chromosome 12, CIBA_Mcephalus_1.1, whole genome shotgun sequence DNA segment encodes these proteins:
- the rpl8 gene encoding 60S ribosomal protein L8: MCLCLFQYTMGRVIRGQRKGAGSVFKAHVKHRKGAAKLRHIDFAERHGYIKGIVKDIIHDPGRGAPLAKVAFRDPYRFKKRTELFIAAEGIHTGQFIYCGKKAQLNIGNVLPVGTMPEGTIICCLEEKPGDRGKLARASGNYATVISHNPETKKSRVKLPSGSKKVIASANRAVVGVVAGGGRIDKPILKAGRAYHKYKAKRNCWPRVRGVAMNPVEHPFGGGNHQHIGKPSTIRRDAPAGRKVGLIAARRTGRLRGTKTVQEKEN; this comes from the exons atgtgtctctgtctgtttcagtACACGATGGGACGTGTGATCAGGGGACAGAGAAAAGGTGCGGGCTCCGTGTTCAAAGCCCACGTCAAGCACAGGAAAGGTGCTGCTAAACTCCGTCACATTGACTTCGCTGAACGCCATGGTTACATCAAGGGGATTGTGAAG GATATCATCCATGACCCCGGCCGTGGTGCCCCCCTGGCCAAAGTGGCCTTCCGTGACCCGTACCGGTTCAAGAAGAGGACCGAGCTCTTCATCGCCGCCGAGGGCATCCACACCGGACAGTTCATCTACTGCGGCAAGAAAG cTCAGCTGAACATCGGTAACGTGCTGCCCGTTGGCACCATGCCCGAGGGAACCATCATCTGCTGCCTGGAGGAGAAGCCCGGCGACAGAGGCAAACTGGCCCGCGCATCAGGAAACTACGCCACCGTCATCTCCCACAACCCCGAGACCAAGAAGTCCCGAGTCAAGCTGCCCTCAGGCTCCAAGAAGGTCATCGCCTCTGCCAACAGAGCCGTCGTCG GTGTGGTCGCTGGAGGTGGTCGTATTGACAAGCCCATCCTGAAGGCCGGTCGCGCTTACCACAAATACAAGGCCAAGAGGAACTGCTGGCCACGTGTCCGTGGTGTGGCTATGAAC CCCGTTGAGCATCCCTTCGGTGGTGGTAACCATCAGCATATTGGCAAACCCTCAACAATCAGGAGGGATGCGCCTGCTGGTCGTAAGGTCGGTCTCATCGCTGCCCGTCGTACAGGCAGACTGCGCGGAACAAAGACCGTCCAGGAGAAGGAGAACTAA